The genomic DNA GCCGCGCTCGCGCGGGGGACGGGCTTCCTCAACCTTGATCTCGCGACCGTCGTGTTCTGTTCCGCTGATGGCCGAAATGGCCGCTCTTGCTTCCTCGTCATTCGGCATTTCCACAAAGGCAAATCCGCGAGGGCTGTTGGTGTAGCGATCCTTGGGGACCCCTACATTGGATACTTCCCCGTGCTGCGAGAATATCTCGCGAACCTTATCCTCGGTA from bacterium includes the following:
- a CDS encoding RNA-binding protein, translating into TEDKVREIFSQHGEVSNVGVPKDRYTNSPRGFAFVEMPNDEEARAAISAISGTEHDGREIKVEEARPPRERGDREGGFNRSSGGGYNRDRAPSYDRKRW